Genomic window (Prevotella melaninogenica ATCC 25845):
TAGGTTCGGATTACCATAACTCAAGACTGTTGGATTAGAACGATCGATATATGGGTTGAGGTAACTAACACCCGGACGGCTGATGCGCATGTTATAATTCAAGCCTAAATTGACTCCGCCAGAGATATTATAACTGAGGCTGGCAGAGGGAACAAGACTTCCATAATTCTTCTTAAAGTCGGCACCAGAACCAACAATAAAGTTCACCTTCTCCCACGTATGCTCATAACGTAAGCCTGCCTTTGCACCCAACTTACCCATTGTCGCACTGTACTCAGCATACTCTGCTAAGATACTCTGTGTGTTCTTATAGTCCACACTGTTAGCTGCATTATAGACTTCTGTACCTCCTGTGATGTCATAGAACTTAGAGTCTGACGAGTTGCGATGAGAGATAAACTTCAAACCAGTACTCAATGTCTGTCCTTTTCCTAATGGAGTCGTAAAGTCAACCTGCACAGTATGCTCCGTTCCACGTGTCTTTGCTGTTGAATAAAGGTCGGATAAAGGAATCGTCACCCCTGCTGGAAGCACGTCATAAGTGCGTCGGTTATTACTCTCAGCAGGAGAAGTAGTGAAGAGATAACTCAATGTCAAACTACTTGTACGTGCCTTATTAAAGAAACGTTGATAGTCAACACTTCCGTTAAACGACGTACTCTTATTCTCCATCGTCATCTGATTACCATACGTAAAACCGGTTCCATAGCTTCCACCAGAGAAGGTTGTCGTAGGGTGACCATCGTTTTTCATCGTGTGACCAGTCAACCCGAAGGTAGCACCAATATTACTCATAGAGTCGAGTTCATAGCCTAAGCTAATATTACCCATCGTGAAATTAAAATTGGTATTACCCCTCTGCCAATAGTCCATACGTGATCCATCAGATGAAGTACGGCGCATCTCTGTTTCTGTTCCGCCTGCCTTACCTTTTGAAACCATCAGATTAGCACTGTAAGTGAGCTTTCCTTGTTGTCCACTCAAGAAGGTTGAACCACGGTATCCCTTGTTGCTTATGGTGGCAGCAATGCTACCATTGTATCCGTTCAACTTCGTTTTAGCCTTTCCGTCAGCATTATTCATAACGATATTCAGTACACCACCGACACCCTCTGCATCATATTTTGCACCGGGGTTTGTGACCACTTCGATTGATTTTACAGCCGAAGCAGGCATTGCTTTGAATATCTGTGAGGGATTAGAAGAGAACATTACGTTAGGTTTTCCGTCCACATAGACCTTGAAGGAACCTTGTCCATTGACGGTGATATTGTCCTGTCCGTCCACTGTTACCATCGGAACCTTACGCAACATATCAAGTACGGTGTTTGTCTTGACGTCGTTGTCACTCTGAACATCGTAGGTCATCTTGTCGGTTTCCATCTTTACAAGCGGCTTCTGAGCCACGACTTCAACCCCTTTCAGCTGCTTTGTATCATCTTGTACAAGGAGCTTTCCGAGGTCAATAATGCCTCCAGCCTCCGTAAGCTGTACCTTACGCAGAATCTCTTTACGACCCATTGAAGTGAAGGAAACAATATAGCTGCCCTGTCCTGTTACCTTTTGAGAGAACTTTCCGTCC
Coding sequences:
- a CDS encoding TonB-dependent receptor domain-containing protein: MKINRLIVTLGMMAIAITAHGQTSTISGVLLDSLTHEGEPYATIRVYKGKKSETPVAMSVTEKDGKFSQKVTGQGSYIVSFTSMGRKEILRKVQLTEAGGIIDLGKLLVQDDTKQLKGVEVVAQKPLVKMETDKMTYDVQSDNDVKTNTVLDMLRKVPMVTVDGQDNITVNGQGSFKVYVDGKPNVMFSSNPSQIFKAMPASAVKSIEVVTNPGAKYDAEGVGGVLNIVMNNADGKAKTKLNGYNGSIAATISNKGYRGSTFLSGQQGKLTYSANLMVSKGKAGGTETEMRRTSSDGSRMDYWQRGNTNFNFTMGNISLGYELDSMSNIGATFGLTGHTMKNDGHPTTTFSGGSYGTGFTYGNQMTMENKSTSFNGSVDYQRFFNKARTSSLTLSYLFTTSPAESNNRRTYDVLPAGVTIPLSDLYSTAKTRGTEHTVQVDFTTPLGKGQTLSTGLKFISHRNSSDSKFYDITGGTEVYNAANSVDYKNTQSILAEYAEYSATMGKLGAKAGLRYEHTWEKVNFIVGSGADFKKNYGSLVPSASLSYNISGGVNLGLNYNMRISRPGVSYLNPYIDRSNPTVLSYGNPNLSVEKSHNVSLVFNYFTPKFMMNMTLGEAFANNQIEQYSFMNGTVLNTTYGNIVRSRWTNFSTFMNYAVTPKTRIMLNGGVDYGDIRSEQLGEHNFGWQASAFLGVQQTFPWKLNWSIFMGGLTKKRSLQGYSGGFNMFTSTLSKSFIKDKLNLSLMYFVPLTGKMHIKQYSHGADFENHMNITIPAQHVALTITWNFGNTKKQFQTHESKISNDFQEKKNDQQMNGVGMGAGTGM